The following proteins are co-located in the Synechococcus sp. PROS-U-1 genome:
- the coaBC gene encoding bifunctional phosphopantothenoylcysteine decarboxylase/phosphopantothenate--cysteine ligase CoaBC, which translates to MRTDKPSPLNGRRVLVAVSGSIAAVKTPLLVSALVKAGAEVRCLVTSSGAALVSPVALASLSRHRCYLEADQWNPVAPRPLHIELAEWAELTVVAPLSASSLARWSQGSADGLLASVLLATEGPVIAAPAMNTAMWRHPAVQRNWLQIQEFPKVVPLLPVSGLLACDRVGDGRMADPALIQLAAESVFSRGPDAPVATRDWSGMSVLVSAGPTQEFIDAARFMSNRSSGRMGVLLAQAARFRGATVHLVHGPLDLPDAWLEGLQCTPVGNASELSSVLQRALSTSDVLVMAAAVADLRREAAPQDKLAKLELQSVLSSGWVEVPDLLSQLTRHRRPGQLILGFSALTGKDTHLLERAESKRMAKGCDLMMVNPIDRDGQGFGDQPNGGWLLGEGWSRKLPLTTKLMLSHQLLDALMKTRDQAAASMES; encoded by the coding sequence ATGAGGACTGACAAGCCGTCCCCACTGAACGGGCGGCGTGTGCTGGTGGCCGTCAGCGGCAGCATTGCCGCGGTCAAAACGCCGTTGTTGGTCAGTGCGCTGGTCAAGGCCGGCGCAGAGGTGCGCTGTCTTGTCACCTCCAGTGGCGCTGCTTTGGTGAGCCCCGTTGCTCTGGCCAGCCTCAGCCGCCATCGCTGTTACCTCGAGGCGGATCAGTGGAATCCCGTCGCGCCCCGGCCGCTTCATATTGAACTGGCCGAGTGGGCGGAGTTGACCGTCGTCGCGCCCCTGAGTGCCAGCAGCCTGGCGCGTTGGAGCCAGGGGTCGGCAGACGGATTGCTCGCCAGCGTCTTGTTGGCAACAGAAGGTCCGGTGATTGCGGCCCCGGCGATGAACACCGCCATGTGGCGTCATCCTGCGGTGCAGCGGAACTGGCTGCAGATCCAAGAGTTCCCCAAGGTGGTCCCTTTGCTGCCGGTGTCCGGTCTTCTGGCCTGCGATCGCGTCGGTGATGGGCGAATGGCCGACCCGGCCTTGATTCAGTTGGCGGCGGAATCTGTCTTCAGCCGAGGCCCTGATGCTCCTGTCGCTACCCGTGATTGGTCGGGGATGTCTGTTCTTGTCTCGGCTGGACCGACCCAGGAGTTCATTGATGCGGCCCGTTTCATGAGCAACCGCAGCAGCGGTCGGATGGGAGTGCTCCTGGCGCAGGCGGCACGGTTCAGGGGTGCAACCGTGCACCTGGTGCATGGTCCATTGGATCTCCCTGATGCCTGGCTTGAGGGATTGCAATGCACGCCGGTCGGGAATGCATCTGAATTGAGCTCAGTTCTGCAAAGGGCCCTATCGACGTCTGATGTCCTTGTGATGGCTGCCGCTGTGGCCGATCTTCGGCGGGAGGCAGCTCCTCAGGACAAATTGGCCAAGCTGGAGCTTCAGTCGGTTCTGTCCTCCGGTTGGGTCGAAGTACCTGATCTGCTGTCTCAACTGACGCGTCATCGCCGCCCGGGTCAATTGATTCTCGGATTCTCAGCACTGACAGGGAAGGACACCCATCTGCTGGAGCGGGCTGAGAGCAAGCGGATGGCGAAGGGCTGTGATCTGATGATGGTGAATCCCATTGACCGTGATGGTCAGGGTTTCGGTGACCAACCCAATGGAGGCTGGTTGCTGGGGGAAGGTTGGAGCCGGAAGCTGCCTCTGACCACCAAGCTGATGCTTTCTCATCAGTTGCTGGATGCTCTGATGAAGACGAGGGATCAGGCCGCGGCGTCGATGGAATCCTGA
- a CDS encoding DUF2555 domain-containing protein, giving the protein MLTQERLEAFDEASTAELARRLEEDDYPSPFDSLSDWHLLRALAIHRPELILPYHHLVDQEPFDED; this is encoded by the coding sequence ATGCTTACGCAGGAACGGCTGGAGGCTTTTGACGAGGCGTCGACGGCCGAACTCGCTCGTCGGCTCGAAGAAGACGACTACCCCTCGCCATTTGACAGCTTGTCTGACTGGCACCTGCTTCGGGCTCTGGCTATTCATCGGCCTGAATTGATCCTGCCTTACCACCACTTGGTGGACCAGGAACCCTTTGATGAGGACTGA
- a CDS encoding bifunctional 4-hydroxy-2-oxoglutarate aldolase/2-dehydro-3-deoxy-phosphogluconate aldolase codes for MRQELFVASLQHQPLLLVVRPEPDDLGPSASGSVLLDQVQQLHAAGLRHLEVAWQDQAGWVAFMQRVQDYCPELNLGAASVTSSLALNDLSRLNLGYAMAPCWCPELVEQARALGVLLVPGVFSPTEVHQAVRFGCRVVKLFPAANLGPGYWGRLHAPLGPLPFVIAAGGLEVSDIPVWLEAGHGAVALGRRVVGSPPAFQALLDWLRQSTTQP; via the coding sequence GTGCGGCAGGAGCTCTTCGTGGCATCCCTGCAGCATCAGCCTCTTTTATTGGTCGTCAGGCCTGAACCCGACGATCTCGGGCCTTCAGCATCGGGATCCGTTCTGTTGGATCAAGTGCAGCAACTTCACGCTGCAGGACTGCGCCATCTCGAGGTGGCCTGGCAGGACCAGGCGGGCTGGGTGGCGTTCATGCAACGGGTGCAGGATTATTGCCCAGAGCTGAATCTGGGGGCAGCTTCTGTGACCTCTTCCCTGGCGCTCAATGATCTTTCACGGCTGAATCTCGGCTACGCCATGGCTCCCTGTTGGTGTCCTGAGCTTGTGGAGCAGGCGAGGGCTCTTGGAGTTTTGCTCGTGCCTGGCGTCTTCAGCCCAACGGAGGTGCATCAGGCGGTGCGGTTCGGATGCAGGGTCGTCAAGCTGTTTCCCGCGGCCAACCTTGGGCCGGGGTACTGGGGGCGATTGCATGCGCCTCTCGGTCCATTGCCCTTTGTGATTGCCGCTGGTGGTCTTGAAGTGAGCGACATACCGGTTTGGCTGGAGGCTGGTCATGGTGCCGTTGCTCTGGGCCGCAGAGTGGTGGGCTCGCCACCTGCTTTCCAAGCACTCCTCGACTGGTTACGCCAATCGACAACTCAGCCTTGA
- the aroC gene encoding chorismate synthase, giving the protein MGSSFGDLFRISTFGESHGGGVGVIVEGCPPRLKLSVASIQAELDRRKPGQSHITTPRKEADQVEVLSGLLDGETTLGTPIAMVVRNKDQRPGDYKDMAVAFRPSHADATYQAKYGIQASSGGGRASARETIGRVAAGSIAKQMLKQAAGTEILAWVKRIHSIEASDIDPQEVQLSDVEANIVRCPDPAVAERMIERIEAIGREGDSCGGVIECVVRHPAIGLGMPVFDKLEADLAKAVMSLPATKGFEIGSGFEGTLLKGSEHNDAFLPSEDGRLKTATNNSGGIQGGISNGEPIVIRVAFKPTATIRKEQQTIDSDGKATTLAGKGRHDPCVLPRAVPMVEAMVALVLADHLLRQQGQCSLW; this is encoded by the coding sequence ATGGGCAGCAGCTTCGGCGACCTCTTCCGGATCAGCACCTTCGGTGAATCCCACGGGGGAGGAGTCGGCGTGATTGTTGAGGGATGTCCACCACGGCTCAAACTCAGTGTCGCGTCCATTCAGGCCGAACTGGATCGACGCAAGCCAGGGCAGAGCCACATCACCACACCACGCAAGGAAGCGGATCAGGTTGAAGTCCTCAGTGGCCTACTGGATGGAGAAACCACCCTGGGAACCCCGATCGCCATGGTGGTGCGCAACAAAGACCAACGGCCAGGGGATTACAAGGACATGGCGGTCGCCTTTCGCCCCTCCCATGCCGATGCCACTTATCAAGCTAAATACGGAATTCAGGCGAGCAGCGGTGGGGGGCGTGCTTCAGCGCGGGAAACCATCGGCCGCGTCGCAGCAGGTTCGATCGCTAAGCAGATGCTGAAACAGGCAGCTGGGACCGAAATCCTGGCCTGGGTCAAGCGCATTCACAGCATCGAAGCCTCCGACATCGACCCGCAGGAGGTGCAGTTGAGCGACGTGGAAGCCAACATTGTGCGGTGTCCCGATCCAGCGGTCGCGGAGCGAATGATTGAGCGGATTGAAGCGATCGGCCGTGAAGGCGATTCCTGCGGCGGGGTGATCGAATGCGTGGTGCGCCATCCCGCCATTGGCTTGGGCATGCCGGTGTTCGACAAGCTCGAAGCCGACCTCGCCAAAGCGGTGATGTCGCTGCCGGCCACCAAAGGATTCGAAATTGGGTCCGGTTTCGAGGGCACGTTGCTGAAAGGCAGCGAGCACAACGATGCATTCCTACCGAGCGAGGACGGTCGCCTGAAAACCGCCACCAACAACTCCGGCGGCATCCAAGGGGGAATCAGCAACGGTGAGCCGATTGTGATCCGGGTGGCCTTCAAGCCAACGGCCACAATCCGCAAAGAGCAGCAGACCATCGATTCCGATGGCAAGGCCACCACGCTTGCAGGGAAAGGACGGCACGACCCTTGTGTTCTGCCCAGGGCCGTGCCAATGGTGGAGGCAATGGTGGCGCTCGTTCTGGCTGATCACCTGCTGAGACAGCAGGGACAATGCAGCCTCTGGTGA
- a CDS encoding aspartyl/asparaginyl beta-hydroxylase domain-containing protein has protein sequence MGSPTAKRKQRSPIQRVIRWSPWHYRFWREIARWCYEQSLHNPAVVAADSGFPAHRQLLQSYQQIRKETLEIALSGRLPANHEIMQQQRTLYEFDRKVWGMLPLRGYGYDYPANQALIPSLRSFLQHHPDVVSAAVSLFPPGKVLRPHKGPFKGVWRYHLPLYVEHFGDGRSSCELMIDGQNYYLQEGEGFLWDDTFMHSAINRSSQPRVVLLFDVFRKDQPIWLIGMSWIFLWVAQIWQHVQNMRQRAGLQ, from the coding sequence GTGGGCAGCCCAACGGCCAAGCGGAAACAACGCAGTCCCATCCAACGCGTGATCCGCTGGAGTCCATGGCATTACCGGTTCTGGCGTGAGATCGCCCGCTGGTGCTACGAACAATCGCTCCACAACCCAGCGGTGGTAGCAGCAGACAGCGGCTTCCCGGCACATCGTCAGCTGTTGCAGTCCTATCAGCAGATCCGCAAGGAAACCCTGGAGATCGCACTCTCAGGACGCCTGCCGGCAAACCACGAAATCATGCAGCAACAGCGCACCCTGTATGAATTCGACCGCAAGGTCTGGGGAATGTTGCCCTTACGAGGCTATGGCTACGACTACCCAGCCAATCAAGCTCTGATCCCTTCCCTGCGGAGCTTTCTCCAGCATCACCCCGACGTCGTTTCAGCGGCCGTGAGCCTGTTCCCACCAGGGAAGGTTCTACGGCCTCATAAAGGTCCCTTCAAAGGGGTTTGGAGGTATCACCTGCCTTTGTATGTGGAGCATTTTGGGGATGGCCGCAGTTCCTGTGAACTGATGATCGATGGCCAGAACTACTACCTCCAGGAAGGTGAGGGGTTCCTCTGGGATGACACCTTCATGCACTCCGCCATCAACCGCTCCAGCCAGCCGAGAGTGGTGTTGCTCTTCGACGTCTTCCGCAAGGATCAACCGATCTGGCTGATCGGCATGAGCTGGATTTTCCTCTGGGTGGCTCAGATCTGGCAGCACGTCCAGAACATGCGCCAGCGCGCAGGCCTGCAATGA
- the sat gene encoding sulfate adenylyltransferase, giving the protein MTASASAPAQRSGVIAPYGGTLVDLMVTDADCAAVKASATKTIECSDRNACDVELLCVGGFSPLRGFMHQEDYNSVVNGHRLAAGQLFGLPIVMDTDRDDVAVGDTLLLTYKGQDLAVLEVEDKWEPDKVAEAKGCYGTTSIEHPAVRMITMERKRFYLGGSLKGLALPERVFPCKTPAEVRAGLPEGEDVVAFQCRNPIHRAHYELFTRALHAQNVSDNAVVLVHPTCGPTQQDDIPGAVRFQTYERLAAEVNNDSIRWAYLPYAMHMAGPREALQHMIIRRNYGCTHFIIGRDMAGCKSSLTGDDFYGPYDAQNFAKECAPELTMETVPSLNLVYTQEEGYVTAEHAEARGLHVKKLSGTQFRKMLRGGEEIPEWFAFKSVVEVLRSA; this is encoded by the coding sequence ATGACCGCCAGTGCTTCTGCTCCCGCCCAGCGATCCGGTGTGATCGCTCCCTACGGGGGAACTCTGGTTGATCTGATGGTGACCGATGCGGATTGTGCCGCGGTGAAAGCCTCCGCAACCAAAACGATCGAGTGCTCCGATCGCAACGCTTGCGATGTTGAGCTGCTCTGCGTCGGTGGTTTCTCACCCTTGCGTGGGTTCATGCACCAGGAGGACTACAACTCAGTCGTCAATGGTCATCGTCTTGCTGCCGGTCAGCTGTTCGGCCTGCCGATCGTCATGGACACCGACCGCGATGACGTCGCGGTCGGTGACACTTTGCTTCTGACCTACAAAGGCCAGGATCTGGCTGTTCTCGAGGTGGAGGACAAGTGGGAGCCCGACAAAGTGGCCGAAGCCAAGGGTTGTTACGGCACCACCTCCATTGAGCATCCTGCGGTGCGGATGATCACCATGGAGCGCAAGCGCTTCTATCTGGGTGGAAGCCTCAAGGGTCTCGCTCTGCCCGAACGCGTGTTCCCCTGTAAAACCCCTGCGGAAGTGCGGGCAGGCTTGCCCGAAGGTGAGGACGTGGTGGCGTTCCAGTGCCGTAACCCCATTCACCGCGCTCACTACGAACTGTTCACCCGTGCACTGCATGCACAGAACGTCAGTGACAACGCTGTGGTGCTGGTTCATCCGACCTGTGGTCCCACCCAGCAGGACGACATCCCCGGCGCCGTTCGCTTCCAGACCTATGAGCGTTTGGCGGCCGAAGTCAACAACGACAGCATCCGCTGGGCTTATCTGCCCTACGCGATGCATATGGCAGGCCCGCGCGAAGCGCTCCAGCACATGATCATCCGCCGTAACTACGGATGCACCCACTTCATCATTGGCCGGGATATGGCGGGCTGCAAATCGTCTCTGACAGGTGACGACTTCTATGGCCCTTACGACGCCCAGAACTTTGCCAAGGAGTGTGCCCCCGAGCTCACGATGGAAACGGTTCCTTCCCTGAACCTCGTCTACACCCAGGAAGAGGGCTATGTGACGGCCGAGCACGCCGAAGCCCGTGGCCTTCACGTGAAGAAGCTCAGCGGCACCCAGTTCCGCAAGATGCTGCGTGGCGGTGAGGAAATTCCCGAGTGGTTCGCCTTCAAGAGCGTTGTTGAGGTGCTTCGCTCCGCCTGA
- the ftsH gene encoding ATP-dependent zinc metalloprotease FtsH yields the protein MNKRWRNIGLGALLVLAIVVIAPAFIGGGGGSQPQVNTIRYSEFVEAVKDDQISRVLIAPDQGTAQVVENDGRRAQVNLAPDRELLGLLTEHNVDIAVQPSRQTPGWQQAAGSLIFPILLLGGLFFLFRRAQGGGGGNPAMQFGKSKARVQMEPSTQVTFTDVAGIEGAKLELTEVVDFLKNPDRFTAVGAKIPKGVLLVGPPGTGKTLLAKAVAGEAGVPFFSISGSEFVEMFVGVGASRVRDLFEQAKKNAPCIVFIDEIDAVGRQRGAGLGGGNDEREQTLNQLLTEMDGFEGNTGIIIVAATNRPDVLDAALMRPGRFDRQVTVDRPDYSGRLQILGVHARGKTLAKDVDLDKVARRTPGYTGADLANLLNEAAILAARRELTEVSNDEISDAIERVMAGPEKKDRVMSERRARLVAYHEAGHALVGALMPDYDPVQKISIIPRGNAGGLTFFTPSEERMESGLYSRAYLQNQMAVALGGRVAEEIVYGEDEVTTGASNDLQQVASTARQMITRFGMSDELGPVALGRAQGGMFLGRDIAAERDFSEETAAMIDKEVSDLVDVAYKRATKVLVDNRSVLDELAEMLVEQETVDAEELQELLIKRDVRVAEYV from the coding sequence GTGAACAAGCGTTGGCGAAATATCGGTCTCGGGGCCTTGTTGGTCCTGGCGATCGTTGTGATTGCACCAGCGTTCATTGGTGGCGGCGGTGGTAGCCAGCCCCAGGTGAACACCATCCGCTACAGCGAGTTCGTTGAGGCGGTGAAGGATGACCAGATCAGCCGTGTGCTGATCGCACCCGACCAGGGCACAGCTCAGGTTGTTGAAAACGACGGCCGTCGTGCCCAGGTCAACCTGGCCCCCGATCGTGAGCTGCTCGGTTTGCTGACCGAACACAACGTTGACATCGCTGTGCAGCCCTCCCGTCAGACCCCTGGCTGGCAGCAGGCTGCTGGAAGTCTGATCTTCCCGATCCTTCTTCTGGGCGGACTGTTCTTCCTCTTCCGGCGTGCCCAAGGCGGCGGCGGTGGCAACCCCGCCATGCAGTTCGGCAAGAGCAAGGCACGGGTTCAGATGGAGCCTTCCACTCAGGTGACCTTCACCGATGTGGCCGGCATTGAAGGCGCCAAGCTTGAGCTAACCGAGGTGGTCGACTTCCTCAAGAACCCTGATCGCTTCACGGCCGTCGGCGCCAAGATCCCCAAAGGTGTTCTGCTTGTAGGCCCTCCCGGCACCGGTAAGACCCTGCTCGCCAAGGCCGTGGCTGGTGAAGCAGGTGTTCCCTTCTTCTCCATCTCTGGCTCAGAGTTCGTCGAGATGTTTGTTGGCGTTGGTGCCAGCCGTGTTCGCGACCTGTTCGAGCAAGCCAAGAAAAACGCCCCTTGCATCGTCTTCATCGACGAGATTGACGCCGTTGGTCGTCAGCGTGGAGCTGGCCTTGGCGGTGGCAACGATGAACGTGAGCAGACCCTGAACCAACTCCTGACGGAGATGGATGGTTTCGAGGGCAACACCGGAATCATCATCGTGGCGGCCACGAACCGCCCTGACGTGCTGGATGCAGCGCTGATGCGCCCAGGCCGTTTTGATCGACAGGTCACCGTTGACCGCCCTGACTATTCTGGGCGCCTACAGATCCTCGGGGTTCACGCACGCGGCAAGACCCTCGCCAAGGACGTCGATCTCGACAAGGTCGCTCGACGCACACCCGGCTACACCGGAGCCGATCTCGCCAATCTCCTCAATGAAGCCGCCATCCTCGCGGCCCGTCGCGAACTCACGGAAGTGAGCAACGACGAGATCAGCGATGCCATTGAACGGGTCATGGCCGGTCCGGAGAAGAAAGACCGCGTGATGAGCGAGCGGCGTGCGCGTCTGGTTGCTTATCACGAGGCGGGTCACGCTCTTGTGGGAGCCCTGATGCCCGACTACGACCCCGTCCAGAAGATCTCCATCATTCCCCGCGGCAACGCCGGTGGCCTGACGTTCTTTACCCCCAGTGAGGAACGGATGGAGTCAGGTCTCTACTCGAGGGCCTACCTCCAGAACCAGATGGCTGTGGCCCTTGGTGGTCGTGTGGCTGAGGAGATCGTCTACGGAGAAGACGAAGTCACCACAGGTGCCTCCAACGACCTTCAGCAGGTCGCTTCCACGGCACGCCAGATGATTACTCGCTTTGGCATGAGCGACGAGCTTGGCCCAGTGGCACTTGGGCGAGCGCAGGGTGGCATGTTCCTCGGTAGGGATATCGCAGCGGAGCGCGACTTCTCTGAAGAAACTGCCGCAATGATCGACAAGGAAGTCTCCGACCTGGTGGATGTGGCCTACAAGAGAGCCACCAAGGTTCTGGTTGACAACAGATCCGTTCTGGATGAATTGGCGGAGATGCTTGTTGAGCAGGAGACTGTTGATGCTGAAGAGCTTCAGGAGCTTCTGATCAAACGTGACGTCCGGGTCGCCGAATACGTCTGA
- a CDS encoding NAD(P)/FAD-dependent oxidoreductase — protein MASDHYFLELEPPAERLRHAPHVVIVGGGFAGVHACKALAKADVRITLIDKRNFNLFQPLLYQVATGLVSRSDVATPLRELVGKQDNVQVLLGEVSTVNPEGKQIVFNGKAYSYDHLILATGSGSTYFGHEDWRTFAPPMKILEHAEEIRRRLLMAMEQAEQTPNPEARQFLQTVVIVGAGPSGCEMAGAVSELMRWALSDAFKQLDPQKTRIVLVDPGDRVLKAMPAELSETALKALERDGIEYMPQGRVQTMRPGEVVIGGPNGDVRVQAATVIWTAGVKASHLGQKLTDATGCEVDRGGRVVVNPDFSIPSHPEIRIAGDLCSYSHTLNGKPLPGMAAPAKQAGTFIGKDIAALVAGRSRPRFRYVDFGSMAVVHGSAVADLHGFKFSGRMGLLLWAIVHLALIPNRENRITLSIKWLYALATRQRASVLLTGMPSQHLALDAEDAHFPMASGTGPSIAEPDAALKAAMQYYANQLSGLPHTQELLDTKEASVADSEAAIK, from the coding sequence ATGGCAAGCGACCATTACTTCCTGGAGCTTGAACCGCCTGCCGAGCGGTTGCGTCATGCCCCACATGTGGTCATCGTCGGCGGCGGCTTTGCCGGAGTGCATGCCTGCAAGGCGTTGGCCAAGGCCGATGTGCGCATCACCTTGATTGATAAGCGCAACTTCAACCTGTTTCAACCGCTGCTCTATCAGGTGGCTACGGGGCTGGTCTCAAGAAGCGACGTGGCCACACCTCTGCGAGAACTGGTGGGCAAGCAAGACAACGTTCAGGTGCTGCTGGGGGAGGTCAGCACGGTGAACCCAGAGGGCAAGCAGATCGTGTTCAACGGCAAGGCCTACAGCTATGACCACCTGATCCTGGCGACGGGATCGGGGAGCACGTATTTCGGCCATGAGGACTGGCGGACGTTTGCGCCCCCGATGAAAATCCTCGAACACGCGGAGGAGATCCGTCGTCGTCTGCTGATGGCGATGGAACAGGCGGAACAAACTCCCAATCCCGAAGCTCGACAGTTTCTGCAAACAGTGGTGATCGTTGGGGCTGGTCCCAGCGGCTGCGAAATGGCTGGTGCCGTTTCAGAACTGATGCGGTGGGCCTTGAGCGATGCGTTCAAGCAGCTGGATCCCCAGAAAACGCGAATTGTGTTGGTGGATCCTGGCGACAGGGTGCTCAAAGCGATGCCGGCAGAGCTCTCCGAGACGGCCCTCAAAGCCCTAGAGCGCGATGGCATCGAGTACATGCCCCAGGGCCGCGTCCAAACCATGCGACCCGGGGAGGTTGTGATCGGTGGCCCCAATGGAGATGTTCGGGTTCAAGCCGCGACTGTGATCTGGACCGCTGGCGTCAAGGCATCACATCTGGGTCAGAAACTGACTGATGCGACCGGTTGCGAAGTCGATCGCGGAGGACGGGTCGTGGTCAACCCCGATTTCTCGATCCCCAGCCATCCCGAGATCCGAATCGCCGGCGATCTGTGCAGCTATAGCCACACCTTGAATGGCAAACCTCTGCCTGGGATGGCGGCTCCCGCCAAACAGGCCGGCACGTTCATCGGCAAGGACATCGCCGCACTCGTAGCAGGACGCTCTCGCCCTAGGTTCCGCTACGTCGACTTCGGCAGCATGGCTGTGGTTCATGGCAGTGCCGTCGCCGACCTGCATGGCTTCAAATTCTCAGGACGGATGGGCCTTCTGCTATGGGCCATCGTTCACCTGGCCTTGATCCCTAACCGGGAAAACCGAATCACCTTGAGCATCAAATGGCTGTACGCGCTGGCGACCCGGCAACGGGCCTCCGTTCTGCTCACAGGCATGCCCAGCCAACATTTGGCCCTCGACGCCGAGGATGCTCACTTCCCGATGGCCAGCGGAACCGGTCCATCCATCGCCGAACCCGACGCGGCCCTCAAAGCAGCCATGCAGTACTACGCCAACCAACTCAGTGGTCTTCCCCACACTCAGGAGCTTCTTGACACCAAGGAAGCCTCCGTGGCGGATTCGGAAGCAGCCATTAAATAG
- a CDS encoding DUF565 domain-containing protein, protein MGITELNPASSPESNAVRRLQSTRLQNNVGQAIQRLDQWALNPWRKLSLLSLSGLIGFLIGSAITSVAGVLGQMDPVAALLVVLGAELTIRRRRSSEPSLKLLQQLLDLGRIGFLYGLFLEGFKLI, encoded by the coding sequence ATGGGGATCACTGAATTGAACCCTGCCTCTTCCCCCGAATCCAATGCCGTGCGACGGCTCCAATCCACCCGTCTGCAAAACAACGTTGGGCAAGCAATCCAGAGGCTGGATCAGTGGGCTCTCAATCCATGGCGGAAGCTGTCCCTTCTCTCCCTGTCCGGGCTGATCGGATTTTTAATCGGTAGCGCGATCACCTCGGTCGCAGGCGTTCTCGGCCAGATGGATCCCGTCGCGGCCCTGCTGGTGGTGCTGGGTGCTGAACTCACGATTCGGCGACGACGCAGTTCCGAGCCCTCTCTGAAACTGCTCCAGCAACTGCTGGATCTTGGTCGTATTGGCTTTCTTTACGGACTTTTTCTGGAGGGGTTCAAGCTGATCTGA
- a CDS encoding cupin domain-containing protein — MTRVQTLIQQLQLIPHPEGGWYRELHRSQNPVQRQDSVERPALTAILFLLPASAISCWHRVIGADEAWTHIEGATLELFQCQADGTGLKREPLSASNPVQVVPANAWQAARSLGDYTLVSCCVGPGFDFLDFEMARQQPATERPRLPHPELI, encoded by the coding sequence ATGACGCGGGTACAGACCCTGATCCAGCAGCTGCAGTTGATTCCCCATCCGGAAGGGGGCTGGTACCGCGAGTTGCACCGAAGCCAGAACCCGGTTCAACGCCAAGACAGTGTCGAACGACCTGCTTTGACAGCCATTCTGTTTCTGCTGCCAGCCAGCGCCATCAGTTGCTGGCATCGCGTCATCGGTGCCGACGAAGCCTGGACGCACATTGAGGGGGCCACTCTGGAGCTCTTTCAGTGTCAGGCGGATGGAACAGGGCTGAAACGGGAACCATTGAGTGCATCCAACCCTGTTCAGGTGGTTCCAGCCAATGCCTGGCAGGCAGCACGCAGCCTGGGTGATTACACCCTGGTGAGCTGTTGCGTCGGTCCGGGGTTTGACTTCTTGGATTTCGAGATGGCCCGGCAGCAACCCGCGACAGAACGCCCGAGATTGCCGCATCCGGAGTTGATTTGA
- a CDS encoding photosystem II manganese-stabilizing polypeptide: MRIRPLLAVVLALCLAFFTTACSGDNESVQRSGSNVTYDDIRNTGKANDCPTIGDSARGSIPLTVGGSYELREICMHPVQVYAKEEPKNIRQQAEFVEGKILTRFTSSLDDVFGDLTVSESGLQFQEKGGIDFQAITVLVPGGEEFPFTFSSKSLDAKAEGAAITTSTDFEGTYRTPSYRTSNFIDPKGRALTTGVQYAQGLIALGGDDENLEKDNNKRYIDGVGTMSLSITKVDPETGEFAGVFSAIQPSDSDMGGREVVDIKITGDLYGRLEEA, from the coding sequence ATGCGCATTCGTCCTCTGCTGGCCGTCGTGCTGGCGCTCTGCCTTGCGTTCTTCACCACGGCCTGCAGTGGTGATAACGAATCGGTACAGCGGTCGGGGTCCAACGTGACCTACGACGACATCCGCAACACCGGCAAAGCAAATGATTGCCCCACCATTGGGGATTCTGCTCGCGGCTCCATTCCTCTAACCGTCGGTGGCAGCTACGAGCTTCGTGAGATCTGCATGCACCCGGTTCAGGTTTACGCCAAGGAAGAGCCCAAGAACATCCGACAGCAGGCGGAGTTCGTTGAGGGCAAGATCCTGACGCGTTTCACCTCCAGCCTGGATGACGTCTTCGGTGATCTCACTGTTTCTGAGTCCGGTCTTCAGTTCCAGGAAAAAGGGGGTATCGACTTCCAGGCCATCACCGTTCTCGTCCCTGGTGGTGAGGAGTTTCCCTTCACCTTCTCCAGCAAGTCGCTGGATGCCAAGGCCGAAGGTGCTGCGATCACCACCAGCACCGACTTTGAGGGCACCTACCGCACCCCGAGCTACCGCACGAGCAACTTCATTGATCCCAAAGGTCGCGCTCTGACCACCGGTGTTCAGTACGCACAAGGCCTTATCGCTCTTGGTGGAGACGACGAGAATCTCGAGAAGGACAACAACAAGCGTTATATCGATGGCGTGGGAACCATGAGCCTCTCCATCACCAAGGTCGATCCGGAAACCGGTGAATTCGCTGGTGTGTTCAGTGCGATCCAACCCTCCGACTCCGATATGGGTGGTCGTGAAGTGGTCGACATCAAGATCACCGGCGACCTTTATGGCCGCCTTGAAGAAGCCTGA